A part of Methanomassiliicoccales archaeon genomic DNA contains:
- the argB gene encoding acetylglutamate kinase translates to MESSTIEGFPRAPSLRGKFVVIKFGGSSIDSAGLERFGNDIRLLVGLGISPVIVHGGGPEITDEMKRRNLPVKKVMGLRITDDSTLEVAKGVLSRINGEIVRSMQAKGISSMGMAGSECNTIICRKMPPVKIKDENGQEMLADLGWVGEVDHVDPKAILVLAKRSTVPVIYPICADMDGHFMNVNADTAAAHIAIALKAEELVLVTDVPGLMRVFGDPSSVIGNVRESEFEDLVKDGVVKEGMIPKLEACVMAIRSGVSAANMIDGKDPEALIGQLLIGRNHGTRITK, encoded by the coding sequence ATGGAGAGCTCAACGATCGAGGGATTTCCCCGCGCGCCTTCGCTCCGTGGAAAGTTCGTCGTCATAAAATTTGGTGGCAGTTCTATCGACAGTGCAGGATTGGAACGCTTTGGCAATGACATCAGGTTGTTGGTCGGTCTAGGCATATCGCCAGTTATCGTTCATGGAGGCGGTCCAGAGATAACCGACGAAATGAAGAGGCGCAACCTGCCCGTTAAGAAGGTCATGGGCCTGAGGATAACCGATGACAGCACCCTCGAGGTGGCCAAGGGTGTGCTATCAAGGATAAACGGTGAAATAGTACGGTCCATGCAGGCCAAAGGAATCAGCTCGATGGGCATGGCCGGGTCTGAATGCAACACCATCATATGTAGGAAAATGCCCCCTGTCAAGATAAAGGACGAAAACGGCCAAGAGATGCTGGCGGACCTGGGCTGGGTCGGAGAGGTCGACCATGTGGACCCAAAGGCGATCTTGGTCCTGGCGAAGAGGTCCACGGTCCCAGTGATCTATCCAATATGTGCCGATATGGATGGCCACTTCATGAACGTCAACGCCGATACGGCCGCGGCCCACATTGCGATCGCCCTTAAGGCCGAAGAACTTGTACTGGTCACTGATGTTCCAGGTCTGATGCGCGTCTTTGGCGACCCAAGCTCAGTGATAGGAAATGTAAGGGAGTCCGAGTTCGAAGACCTTGTCAAGGATGGAGTTGTCAAGGAAGGGATGATCCCAAAGCTGGAGGCCTGTGTGATGGCTATAAGGTCGGGAGTTAGCGCGGCGAACATGATAGACGGCAAAGACCCTGAAGCGTTGATCGGTCAGCTGCTCATTGGAAGGAACCATGGCACAAGGATAACGAAGTAG
- a CDS encoding N-acetyl-gamma-glutamyl-phosphate reductase, translated as MIKAAVVGGSGYTGGELARLLCRHPRIELVAMTSRQLAGTRVDKAHSFLKGFVDIFFTDKLDGIDCDVVFTATPHGASMDIVPDLLSSGVKVIDLSGDYRLKDVSVYKQWYGTEHRDITNLGKAVYGIPELFADEIKKADFISNPGCYPTCSILALAPLFAEDVIEERVIIDAKSSTSGAGAEPTKATHHPTCGASITPYKVGSHRHSPEIQMALEKVAGHDVEVIFTPHLLPVVRGMLCTCYARLKEDLEKEELQNIYQGFYSGKKFIRMTTVPSMASVNGSNFCELGVEKAGKRNAVVMSAIDNLVKGASGQAIQNCNLMFGIEEAAGLDFPGLGV; from the coding sequence ATGATCAAAGCTGCGGTTGTTGGTGGTTCAGGTTACACGGGCGGGGAGTTGGCGCGTCTCCTATGCCGTCATCCCAGGATAGAACTTGTCGCGATGACCTCACGTCAGCTGGCGGGGACCAGGGTCGATAAGGCCCATTCCTTCCTAAAGGGATTCGTTGACATTTTTTTCACTGACAAGCTTGATGGCATCGATTGTGACGTTGTCTTCACCGCCACCCCACATGGGGCATCGATGGACATCGTGCCTGATTTGTTAAGTTCAGGTGTCAAGGTCATTGATCTCAGCGGGGATTACCGTCTCAAAGATGTCAGCGTCTACAAACAGTGGTATGGGACAGAACATCGGGATATTACGAATCTGGGCAAGGCAGTTTATGGTATTCCTGAGCTTTTCGCTGATGAGATAAAGAAGGCGGATTTTATATCGAATCCAGGCTGCTACCCGACTTGCTCGATCCTTGCGCTAGCCCCTCTCTTTGCAGAGGATGTGATAGAAGAAAGGGTCATAATCGATGCGAAGAGCAGCACCTCAGGGGCCGGAGCAGAACCGACAAAGGCCACCCACCATCCGACCTGCGGGGCAAGCATAACCCCATACAAGGTCGGCTCACACCGTCATTCCCCTGAGATCCAGATGGCCCTTGAAAAGGTCGCAGGGCACGATGTGGAGGTCATCTTCACACCACACCTTCTACCGGTCGTCAGAGGAATGCTCTGCACATGTTACGCTCGCTTAAAAGAGGATTTGGAAAAAGAAGAGCTACAAAATATTTACCAAGGCTTCTACTCAGGCAAAAAGTTCATAAGGATGACCACAGTGCCCTCGATGGCGTCCGTCAATGGTTCAAACTTCTGTGAGCTGGGCGTTGAAAAGGCTGGTAAGAGGAACGCAGTTGTTATGAGCGCGATAGACAATCTTGTAAAGGGAGCATCAGGGCAGGCCATCCAGAACTGCAACCTGATGTTCGGCATCGAAGAGGCCGCGGGCCTTGACTTCCCCGGTCTGGGGGTATAA
- a CDS encoding ACT domain-containing protein, with amino-acid sequence MKEAPQKESIAEKTRVYIDSHPSIKDCISKDLINYSSLARQIMKDLDIKNEEAVMIACRRYAQKLSKKDHEKDILKILGNSRLEVKTKICSVTVKNDWTVLHKLELVFVKLINEKAIMQIIQGAQAITVIADEKLKNEIISTVGKENVLRVRSDLVEITVKSPEKITDTSGVFAYLADNLAENNVNVAETVSCYTDTIFIVDDKDMIHAYSILTRVIESAESSIGEAL; translated from the coding sequence ATGAAAGAGGCGCCACAGAAAGAGAGCATTGCTGAGAAGACAAGGGTTTACATCGATTCACATCCTAGCATCAAAGATTGCATATCTAAGGATTTGATCAATTACTCATCATTGGCCAGGCAGATAATGAAGGACCTTGACATTAAGAACGAGGAGGCTGTGATGATCGCTTGTCGGCGTTATGCTCAGAAATTATCCAAGAAGGATCATGAAAAGGATATATTGAAGATACTGGGCAACAGCAGGTTGGAGGTCAAGACAAAAATATGCTCGGTCACAGTGAAGAATGACTGGACCGTCCTTCACAAACTAGAGCTCGTGTTCGTGAAGCTGATCAATGAGAAGGCGATAATGCAGATCATCCAAGGGGCGCAAGCGATCACTGTGATCGCGGACGAGAAGCTGAAGAACGAAATAATCAGTACCGTCGGGAAGGAGAACGTTCTCAGGGTACGCTCAGACCTCGTTGAGATAACGGTGAAATCCCCTGAGAAGATCACGGACACCTCTGGCGTCTTTGCATATCTAGCTGACAATCTTGCCGAGAACAACGTAAATGTGGCAGAGACGGTATCATGTTACACAGATACGATCTTCATAGTTGATGATAAGGACATGATCCATGCCTATTCCATCCTGACAAGAGTGATAGAGAGCGCAGAGTCTTCTATAGGAGAAGCGCTCTGA
- a CDS encoding FKBP-type peptidyl-prolyl cis-trans isomerase yields MKFMSTGKKVSKGDIIKFDFDGYIAESGEMFDTTNPENAKANGIFNEKYKYAPMPLLVGGGRVFEGLEEALTGATVGEEIEVIIPPEKAAGARDPKLIQTHSVREFLKQDIEPRPGMEVNMNNKVGVITSVTAGRVRVDFNRRFAGVALKYKFKVLEIIDADEDKVKAIIEMDYGTSEGFKVKVDGKKVTITLPDVCKYDQKWMLSKYKVVADLREAMQANPIEYVEEYVKHEEKAPEELGSEEDKS; encoded by the coding sequence GTGAAGTTCATGTCAACTGGCAAGAAGGTTTCCAAGGGAGACATAATCAAGTTCGACTTTGATGGGTACATTGCTGAATCCGGCGAGATGTTCGATACAACAAATCCTGAGAACGCCAAGGCGAATGGCATATTCAATGAGAAATATAAGTATGCGCCAATGCCCCTTCTGGTCGGTGGAGGTCGTGTTTTTGAGGGTCTTGAAGAGGCCCTCACCGGTGCGACCGTCGGAGAAGAGATCGAGGTCATAATACCTCCAGAAAAAGCTGCCGGAGCAAGGGACCCAAAGCTTATCCAGACGCACTCTGTCCGTGAGTTCTTAAAGCAGGACATCGAGCCAAGGCCAGGGATGGAGGTCAACATGAACAACAAGGTGGGCGTCATCACCTCCGTCACTGCTGGTCGTGTCAGGGTCGATTTCAATCGCCGTTTCGCGGGCGTAGCTCTAAAGTATAAGTTCAAGGTCCTTGAGATCATCGATGCTGATGAGGACAAGGTCAAGGCCATAATCGAGATGGACTATGGCACAAGCGAGGGTTTCAAGGTCAAGGTTGATGGCAAGAAGGTCACGATCACCCTCCCGGACGTATGCAAATACGATCAGAAATGGATGCTCTCGAAGTACAAGGTCGTGGCCGACCTTCGGGAGGCCATGCAGGCCAACCCGATCGAGTATGTCGAGGAGTACGTCAAGCACGAGGAAAAGGCCCCGGAGGAGCTCGGTTCTGAAGAGGACAAGAGCTAA
- a CDS encoding acetylornithine transaminase, with protein MELNDIKTLYSAYLFQNYGREDICITHGKKEFVYDIDGKEYIDFVAGIAVNCLGHGHPELVKAICEQASKMIHISNLYYSKEQADLGEAIASIVPFPLEVSMFCNSGTEANEAALKLASKHTRRVKFIACANSFHGRTSAALSATGQPKYKEGYGPLLSNAFHHIPFNDVEALKSVVDTSTAGVLLEVVQGEGGVIPATMEFIKTARDLCDETGALMIVDEVQTGMGRTGRWFGFEHYGVVPDIISLAKGLGGGVPIGAIVARRDIAMTFTPGSHGTTFGGNPLACAAGCAVINTIKKEDLVRRAGLVGEVWRSELKKMTKDSSLIKEIRGIGLMTGLEMGDGAKEFQRYGLAKGILLNVTAGKTIRLVPPLIISDSSITKFNVCLKEFLSRH; from the coding sequence ATGGAACTCAATGACATCAAGACCCTTTACAGCGCTTATCTATTTCAGAACTATGGCCGTGAGGATATTTGCATAACCCATGGAAAAAAGGAATTCGTCTACGATATCGACGGAAAAGAGTACATAGACTTCGTCGCGGGGATTGCGGTGAACTGCCTGGGCCATGGCCATCCCGAACTTGTTAAGGCCATATGTGAACAGGCATCGAAGATGATCCACATCTCGAACCTATACTATTCCAAAGAACAGGCCGACCTCGGCGAGGCCATCGCCTCCATCGTACCATTTCCTCTGGAGGTCTCCATGTTCTGCAACAGTGGGACCGAGGCCAACGAGGCCGCGCTGAAGCTCGCATCGAAGCATACCAGGCGCGTCAAGTTCATCGCGTGTGCCAATTCTTTTCATGGCAGGACATCTGCAGCACTGTCTGCTACTGGACAGCCAAAGTACAAAGAAGGTTATGGGCCTTTGCTATCCAACGCGTTCCATCATATACCGTTCAATGATGTGGAAGCATTGAAATCGGTGGTCGACACATCGACGGCCGGGGTCTTGCTGGAAGTGGTCCAGGGGGAGGGAGGGGTCATCCCGGCCACGATGGAGTTCATAAAGACCGCGAGGGATCTCTGCGATGAGACGGGCGCGTTGATGATCGTCGACGAGGTCCAGACAGGGATGGGGCGTACCGGCAGATGGTTCGGTTTCGAGCACTATGGTGTCGTCCCTGACATAATATCCTTGGCCAAAGGTCTTGGCGGAGGGGTACCGATCGGCGCCATCGTGGCCAGAAGGGACATCGCTATGACGTTTACCCCTGGAAGCCATGGTACGACGTTCGGAGGGAACCCATTGGCCTGTGCCGCAGGTTGCGCGGTCATAAACACGATCAAGAAAGAAGATCTCGTAAGAAGGGCCGGGCTGGTCGGGGAAGTCTGGCGCTCTGAGCTCAAGAAGATGACCAAGGATTCTTCGCTCATCAAGGAAATAAGGGGGATCGGCCTCATGACAGGCCTGGAGATGGGGGACGGGGCAAAGGAGTTCCAAAGATACGGCCTCGCTAAAGGTATACTGTTGAACGTGACAGCTGGGAAGACAATAAGGCTGGTCCCGCCGCTCATCATTAGCGATTCAAGCATAACAAAATTCAATGTTTGCTTGAAGGAATTCTTGTCTAGACATTGA
- a CDS encoding putative zinc-binding protein — MYIDEECNCNPGELMLFPCAGACNVGQLANDLTKEMTNRGIGKMACIAAVGGGGMMAINAAKGAKVILVVDGCPVGCARKILERNGIAPTLQVIVTDIGMKKTDTLSYSKEEMDKMFEYTLEKLRSVK; from the coding sequence ATGTACATTGATGAAGAGTGCAATTGTAATCCGGGCGAGCTGATGCTGTTCCCATGTGCAGGAGCATGTAATGTGGGGCAGTTGGCCAATGATCTTACAAAAGAAATGACGAACAGAGGGATAGGTAAGATGGCCTGTATTGCTGCAGTTGGCGGAGGGGGTATGATGGCAATCAATGCAGCAAAAGGGGCAAAGGTCATCCTTGTGGTCGATGGATGCCCTGTTGGATGCGCAAGAAAGATACTTGAAAGGAATGGAATAGCTCCAACTCTTCAAGTCATCGTGACCGACATCGGCATGAAAAAAACAGATACATTGTCGTATTCCAAGGAAGAGATGGACAAGATGTTCGAATATACCCTCGAAAAACTTCGTTCCGTAAAGTAA
- a CDS encoding P-II family nitrogen regulator, with amino-acid sequence MKKIEAIVRPEKLNSIKSALEEIGIMGMTVYDVKGRGEQKGLEFTHRAGKYRVDLLSKKKIEIIVEDGKADVVINKIIESAKTGEIGDGKIFVTTVERVIRIRTGETIKN; translated from the coding sequence ATGAAGAAGATTGAAGCCATAGTGAGACCTGAGAAGCTGAACAGCATAAAGTCTGCATTAGAGGAGATCGGCATCATGGGGATGACCGTCTATGATGTGAAAGGACGCGGTGAACAAAAGGGTCTAGAGTTCACCCACAGAGCAGGAAAATACCGTGTGGACCTCTTATCGAAGAAAAAGATCGAGATCATCGTTGAAGATGGCAAGGCAGATGTTGTAATCAATAAGATCATTGAGTCGGCCAAGACCGGTGAGATAGGTGATGGCAAGATCTTTGTAACAACGGTCGAAAGGGTCATACGCATCCGTACTGGCGAGACGATAAAGAATTGA
- a CDS encoding cupin domain-containing protein, translating into MRIFRYADAKKVQGRGYSKKVLVPEEELGIRGSFIQEVSFKKGDTVQLHHHKVQTEVFIALSEGTFMINGELIKLGPGDALLCEPMDVHGNPVIEKDFKILVLKINHVEDDIEWD; encoded by the coding sequence ATGAGAATATTTCGTTACGCTGACGCAAAAAAGGTCCAAGGAAGGGGCTACAGTAAAAAGGTGTTGGTCCCTGAAGAAGAACTGGGCATTCGAGGAAGCTTCATCCAAGAGGTCTCATTTAAAAAAGGGGACACAGTACAATTGCATCATCATAAGGTTCAAACTGAAGTGTTCATTGCCCTTTCGGAAGGAACTTTCATGATCAACGGGGAATTAATTAAACTCGGTCCTGGCGATGCGCTTCTATGCGAACCGATGGATGTACATGGAAACCCGGTGATAGAGAAGGACTTCAAGATATTGGTCCTTAAGATAAACCATGTAGAGGATGATATAGAGTGGGACTAG
- a CDS encoding acetyl ornithine aminotransferase family protein — translation MVKVPDIKVEPPGPKAREIIEVDKEYLATSTKTSPIAVEKAKGAIVQDVDGNILIDFSSGVSVLNIGHCHPKVVKAVQSQAEKVMHFAGTDYYYKVQSDLVKRLSHLAPGDRSKKVFLSNSGAETIECAMKLARWHFKDRKQFIAFTGAFHGRTMGALSLTASKKVQRERYFPLVPGTTHIPYPYCYRCPYRMEYPSCDLWCAKILKEHYFETVLPPQEVAALFMEPVQGEGGYIVPPKDWASTMIKIVRDHGILVVDDEVQAGMGRTGRMWAIEHFDVIPDILCAAKSLGSGIPIGATIFPKELDFGVQGAHSNTFGGNCLACVSALATLDVMEEEGLIGQAERKGKIMSKRLMEMYESNEYIGDVRGLGMMQAIEFVMDRKTKEPAKHLRDDIVSLASKRGVITLGCGRSSLRLIPPLVIEDEHLNAGLDIIESCIRDAARACR, via the coding sequence ATGGTCAAGGTCCCTGACATAAAGGTCGAGCCTCCGGGCCCGAAGGCAAGGGAGATAATCGAGGTCGACAAGGAATATCTCGCGACTTCAACCAAGACATCCCCGATAGCAGTAGAAAAGGCTAAAGGGGCTATAGTCCAGGATGTCGATGGAAACATACTTATCGATTTCTCATCGGGCGTTTCCGTTCTTAACATAGGTCACTGCCATCCTAAGGTCGTTAAGGCTGTCCAATCGCAGGCCGAAAAGGTAATGCATTTCGCTGGGACAGATTACTATTATAAGGTCCAAAGCGACCTGGTCAAGAGGCTGTCCCATCTCGCACCTGGGGACCGGTCCAAAAAGGTGTTCCTTAGCAACTCCGGTGCAGAGACCATCGAATGCGCGATGAAATTGGCCCGTTGGCACTTTAAGGACCGTAAGCAGTTCATCGCATTTACTGGCGCCTTCCATGGAAGAACAATGGGCGCGCTATCGCTGACGGCGAGCAAGAAAGTGCAAAGGGAGAGATATTTTCCGTTGGTCCCAGGAACGACACACATCCCATACCCCTATTGCTACAGATGTCCCTATAGGATGGAATACCCTTCTTGCGACCTCTGGTGCGCTAAGATACTTAAGGAACATTATTTCGAGACGGTGCTCCCACCGCAAGAAGTGGCGGCGTTGTTCATGGAGCCTGTCCAAGGAGAAGGTGGTTACATCGTGCCCCCTAAAGATTGGGCCTCGACCATGATAAAGATCGTGAGAGACCATGGCATATTGGTCGTGGACGATGAGGTCCAGGCCGGGATGGGCAGGACAGGAAGGATGTGGGCCATCGAGCATTTCGACGTCATTCCGGATATCTTATGCGCAGCGAAATCCCTCGGGTCAGGTATTCCCATAGGAGCAACCATTTTCCCTAAAGAGCTGGATTTTGGTGTGCAGGGGGCTCATTCCAACACGTTCGGAGGGAACTGCCTGGCATGTGTCTCGGCGTTGGCGACCCTTGATGTCATGGAGGAGGAAGGGTTGATCGGACAGGCGGAAAGAAAGGGCAAGATCATGTCAAAACGCCTCATGGAGATGTATGAAAGCAACGAATATATCGGGGACGTCAGAGGATTGGGGATGATGCAGGCCATCGAGTTCGTGATGGACAGAAAGACAAAGGAGCCTGCTAAGCATCTGAGGGACGACATCGTCTCGTTGGCCTCAAAAAGAGGAGTGATAACATTGGGGTGTGGTCGGTCTTCATTGAGATTGATACCTCCATTGGTCATAGAGGATGAACATTTGAACGCCGGTCTTGACATCATAGAAAGTTGCATAAGGGATGCGGCAAGGGCTTGCAGATGA
- a CDS encoding DNA alkylation repair protein — protein MKDVDGKTDPHFTSDMILKEMKNLRNEENLIGMARYGIKVENALGIPVRWLRARARSLPRDNRLAIELWSTRIHEAMIMATIVAVPKTFEKEMAFKWCDDFDSWDLCDQCCSNLFSRTPYAREFVEPWCSSDREFVRRAGFVMIAVLAVREKSSPSSSFAPYLDLVIQGSMDERNNVKKAVSWALRQIGKRDIKGLEMAILVAKKLASSKDPSARWVGKDALRDLMSPDIREKLLRKRKMMTE, from the coding sequence GTGAAGGACGTAGATGGTAAGACCGACCCTCATTTCACCTCAGATATGATCCTGAAGGAGATGAAGAACTTAAGGAATGAGGAAAATCTTATCGGAATGGCCCGGTATGGAATCAAGGTCGAGAACGCCCTTGGGATCCCGGTGAGATGGTTAAGGGCCAGAGCAAGGTCTTTGCCCAGGGACAATCGCCTTGCCATTGAGCTTTGGTCAACAAGGATTCATGAGGCGATGATAATGGCAACTATCGTTGCGGTCCCAAAGACCTTCGAAAAGGAAATGGCGTTCAAATGGTGCGATGATTTCGATTCTTGGGACCTTTGCGACCAATGTTGCAGCAACCTATTTTCGAGAACGCCATATGCCAGGGAGTTTGTGGAGCCCTGGTGCTCCTCAGACAGGGAGTTCGTTAGAAGGGCAGGGTTCGTGATGATAGCAGTGCTCGCAGTGAGAGAGAAAAGTTCACCATCGTCAAGCTTTGCCCCATACCTCGACCTTGTCATTCAAGGCTCAATGGATGAACGCAACAATGTTAAAAAAGCGGTCAGCTGGGCCTTGAGGCAGATAGGGAAACGTGATATCAAGGGCCTCGAGATGGCCATCCTCGTTGCGAAAAAATTGGCATCAAGCAAGGACCCATCTGCGAGATGGGTCGGGAAGGATGCCCTAAGGGATCTGATGTCCCCTGACATCCGTGAAAAATTGCTCAGGAAGAGGAAAATGATGACGGAGTGA
- a CDS encoding ammonium transporter, whose product MDSGDTAWILISAALVFLMTPAVGFFYGGMLRKESFLSVLGQTIIIIGFVTLIWVTFGYTLAFGPDASGDGIIGNFDFLMMSDVGQDPGPASLAYMPQTVPHLLYMFFQMTFAIITVSLIIGGIAERMKLKALVLFLAVWTFIVYIPVAHWVWGGGWIFELGALDFAGGTVVHISAGVTTLAAVLVLGKRLSAQNGDGEHPHNIPMVVLGTALLFIGWFGFNGGSALGSNGLAVQAVVNTEIAGAMAAITWGLMSWLQLGRPGVLGLASGAVAGLVAITPAAGFVDTTGALIIGLAAGVICYGGIQLRKRFKYDDALDVFGVHGVGGMFGAIATGLFATSSVNPVGADGLFYGGGTDLLLKQLIAVAAVAAFAFTITYVLMTIMKKVMTIRMTKEEERVGADIIQHGENAYEL is encoded by the coding sequence ATAGATTCGGGGGACACGGCCTGGATATTAATCTCGGCCGCACTTGTGTTCCTTATGACCCCTGCTGTGGGGTTCTTCTATGGAGGGATGTTGAGAAAGGAGAGCTTCCTCTCTGTCCTTGGTCAGACGATCATAATCATCGGATTCGTGACCTTGATCTGGGTAACGTTCGGTTACACCTTGGCCTTTGGTCCTGACGCCAGCGGGGATGGCATCATCGGTAACTTTGATTTCCTGATGATGAGTGATGTAGGACAAGACCCGGGACCTGCAAGCTTAGCGTACATGCCACAGACCGTACCACACCTTCTCTATATGTTCTTCCAGATGACCTTTGCCATAATAACGGTCAGCCTGATCATAGGTGGTATCGCTGAAAGGATGAAGCTCAAGGCCTTGGTGCTTTTCCTGGCCGTCTGGACCTTTATAGTGTACATACCTGTGGCGCACTGGGTGTGGGGCGGTGGATGGATATTTGAGCTTGGGGCGCTTGATTTCGCCGGGGGTACGGTAGTTCATATATCAGCTGGCGTCACCACCTTGGCCGCGGTCCTTGTGCTTGGCAAAAGGCTGAGCGCTCAAAATGGAGATGGAGAACACCCACATAACATTCCCATGGTCGTGCTCGGTACAGCCCTGTTGTTCATCGGTTGGTTCGGATTTAACGGTGGTAGCGCCCTTGGTTCGAACGGCCTTGCTGTACAGGCTGTCGTGAACACGGAAATAGCAGGAGCAATGGCCGCCATCACGTGGGGATTGATGAGCTGGTTGCAATTAGGTCGTCCTGGCGTCCTTGGTCTTGCCTCAGGTGCTGTGGCCGGACTTGTCGCGATCACCCCTGCTGCCGGTTTCGTTGACACCACTGGGGCGTTGATAATTGGTCTCGCTGCCGGGGTCATATGTTATGGTGGCATCCAATTGCGGAAGAGATTCAAATACGATGATGCGCTCGATGTGTTCGGCGTTCACGGTGTGGGCGGTATGTTCGGTGCCATAGCAACTGGGCTTTTTGCGACATCCAGCGTAAATCCTGTCGGTGCAGATGGCCTGTTCTATGGCGGAGGGACCGATCTGCTTCTAAAGCAACTGATAGCAGTTGCCGCGGTCGCTGCTTTCGCCTTCACCATCACGTATGTACTGATGACCATCATGAAGAAGGTCATGACCATCAGGATGACAAAGGAAGAAGAGCGTGTTGGTGCTGATATAATCCAGCACGGTGAGAATGCGTATGAACTATGA
- the argJ gene encoding bifunctional ornithine acetyltransferase/N-acetylglutamate synthase, which produces MAYTVIDGGITSPKGYRATGIHCGIKKQNLDLAIIASDVPAKCAIAYTQNRMRAAPIEVMMEKDPKMLQAIVINSGNANAITGAKGIYDARDMCAIAAEALHINESLVGVASTGVIARFLPMPKVAAGIPKAVAQLSRGREADLLAARAIMTTDTKHKEAACQVTLKDGTVVTIGGITKGSGMIAPSMKVAHATTLSFITTDAVLNKNANGKWQDIMDNSFNVISVDGDQSTNDVSMFLANGMAGGAPADNDLSFWEGVKYVAQSLAKQVVIDGEGATKLIEVRVLDAKTSKEARSAARAIISSNLVKTAIFGADPNFGRILAALGNSGAAFQLDQVKLDISDDSTTVTLFEKGSPTMVPGSQSELDARKILSGKKIIIDLYLGVGHSFGEAWGCDLTYDYIKINADYTT; this is translated from the coding sequence ATGGCATACACTGTCATCGATGGCGGCATTACAAGCCCTAAAGGGTACAGGGCCACAGGCATACACTGCGGCATAAAAAAGCAGAACCTGGACCTTGCAATAATCGCATCTGACGTTCCGGCAAAGTGTGCGATTGCGTACACACAGAACAGGATGAGGGCGGCACCGATAGAGGTCATGATGGAGAAGGACCCGAAAATGCTGCAGGCCATAGTCATCAACAGTGGCAATGCAAATGCGATCACCGGGGCCAAAGGCATCTACGATGCCAGAGACATGTGCGCGATCGCCGCGGAGGCACTTCATATCAATGAGAGCCTTGTCGGTGTGGCGTCAACAGGGGTGATCGCACGGTTCCTACCCATGCCAAAGGTTGCAGCAGGGATACCCAAGGCGGTGGCTCAATTATCCAGGGGCAGAGAGGCCGATCTTTTGGCCGCGAGAGCGATCATGACGACAGATACAAAACATAAGGAAGCGGCCTGCCAGGTCACCCTAAAGGACGGGACTGTGGTCACGATCGGGGGGATAACCAAAGGGTCTGGGATGATAGCACCTTCCATGAAGGTGGCGCACGCAACGACCTTAAGCTTCATCACCACGGACGCGGTCCTTAACAAGAACGCTAACGGAAAATGGCAGGACATAATGGACAACAGTTTCAATGTCATATCTGTTGACGGTGACCAGAGCACCAACGACGTCTCGATGTTCTTGGCGAATGGAATGGCAGGCGGCGCTCCAGCCGATAATGACCTATCATTCTGGGAGGGGGTCAAGTATGTCGCCCAGTCATTGGCGAAACAGGTTGTCATTGATGGCGAGGGGGCGACCAAGCTCATAGAGGTCCGGGTGTTGGATGCTAAGACCAGCAAGGAGGCAAGAAGCGCGGCCAGAGCTATCATCTCCTCCAATCTTGTCAAGACCGCTATATTCGGGGCAGACCCCAACTTCGGCCGTATCTTGGCGGCGCTTGGTAACTCAGGCGCAGCTTTCCAGCTCGACCAGGTCAAGCTCGACATCAGCGATGACAGTACCACGGTGACCCTTTTTGAAAAAGGCTCTCCAACCATGGTACCAGGTTCTCAATCTGAACTTGATGCCAGAAAAATATTGTCCGGGAAAAAGATCATCATCGACCTTTACTTAGGCGTGGGGCACTCGTTTGGAGAGGCATGGGGATGCGATCTCACATATGATTATATCAAGATCAATGCGGACTATACCACTTGA